The proteins below are encoded in one region of Rhododendron vialii isolate Sample 1 chromosome 7a, ASM3025357v1:
- the LOC131333256 gene encoding myb-related protein 308-like produces MGRAPCCSKVGLHRGPWTAREDSVLTKYIQVHGEGNWRSLPKKAGLLRCGKSCRLRWMNYLRPDIKRGNITPDEDDLIIKMHALLGNRWSLIAGRLPGRTDNEIKNYWNTHLSKKLRSQGTDPETHKKLSDPAVQEQKKKRKSSTKNQKKKKAAKYSNVEVLTEKQKVHTPKPTRIKSLSSFSMSRTNSFDWTSGSSSNELGDHRGLFGSTEVAADINNPWSTTNFKEVGFLIGEDQDHGDHDDDHHLVINDSDLVCESFVPMCDDNLEKLYEEYLQLLEIGDGDDHHDRVQLDSFAESFLI; encoded by the exons aTGGGAAGGGCTCCATGTTGTTCCAAGGTTGGGTTGCATAGAGGTCCATGGACTGCTAGAGAGGACTCCGTGCTTACCAAGTATATTCAGGTTCACGGTGAAGGCAACTGGAGGTCTCTGCCTAAAAAAgccg GGCTACTTAGGTGTGGAAAGAGTTGCAGGTTAAGATGGATGAATTATCTAAGACCGGATATCAAGAGAGGGAACATCACTCCAGATGAGGACGACCTCATCATCAAAATGCACGCTCTTCTCGGCAACCGATGGTCTCTCATAGCAGGAAGGCTGCCGGGTCGAACCGATAACGAGATAAAAAACTATTGGAACACCCATCTTAGCAAGAAACTGAGAAGCCAAGGAACCGACCCAGAGACCCACAAGAAGTTGTCGGATCCAGCCGTACAagaacagaagaagaaaaggaagagcaGCACTAAGaatcagaagaagaagaaggcggcCAAGTACTCCAACGTGGAAGTACTGACAGAAAAGCAGAAAGTTCATACCCCAAAGCCCACTAGGATCAAGTCGTTGAGTTCGTTTTCAATGTCAAGGACCAATAGTTTCGATTGGACTAGTGGTTCTTCAAGCAATGAATTAGGAGATCATAGAGGGCTGTTTGGTAGTACGGAAGTTGCAGCAGATATTAACAACCCATGGTCGACGACTAATTTCAAAGAGGTCGGATTTCTTATTGGAGAAGATCAAGATCACGGCGATCATGATGATGACCATCATTTGGTAATTAATGATTCAGATTTGGTGTGCGAGTCTTTCGTACCAATGTGCGATGACAATCTAGAGAAGCTATATGAGGAGTATCTACAACTTCTGGAGATAGGGGATGGTGATGATCATCACGACCGTGTCCAGTTGGATTCGTTTGCTGAGTCCTTTCTCATCTAA